GAATAATCCCTGCGCTTGAAACTGCACACGCATTCTCTGTTCTAAAAGATCTGAAATTGAAGCCTACAGACCGCGTCGTCATTAACCTTTCTGGTCGTGGCGATAAGGATATGGAAACCTATATGAGAGAGCTGAAGCTCTAGAAAAAATACTAAGGTGCTTGTCAAGCGCCTCAACCGTAAGGGTGGATCGCATCCGCCATAGCAAATAAATGAAAAACAAACTCACAAAGCTTTTCGAGCGAAAAGATAGAAACCTGCTCAACATCTTTTTTACCGCAGGATATCCCGAGCTTGAAGATACACCCGTTATATTAAAAAGTCTATATGATGCCGGCGCAGATCTGGTCGAGATAGGAATACCCTTTAGCGATCCACTGGCCGATGGCCCTACTATTCAAGAGAGCTCTAAACAGGCTCTCGAAAACGGGATGAGCATCCAGAAACTTTTTGACCAGTTAAATCAATTCAGAATTCAGAATTCAGAATTCAGAATTCCAATTTTATTGATGGGATATTTCAACCCTATAATGCAATATGGGCTTGAAAAGTTTTGTAAACGCTGTAGCGAGGTAGGTGTAGACGGTTTGATCATTCCGGACCTACCACTAGAAATCTACATCAGTCATTATCAAGCTGTTTTTAAAAAATACAATCTCAGCAATATATTTCTCGTCACGCCACAAACCAGCACAGAGCGGATCTTGCAGATAGATGAACAAAGTACAGGCTTCATCTATGCGGTAAGCAGTGCAAGTACTACAGGTAGCAAAAGTGATTTTGGAAGTGCGAGTTTATACTTGGAACGTTTAGCATCTCTTGGCCTCAAAACTCCTATTCTCACAGGTTTCAATATTAAAACTGCTGAAGATTTTCAGCAAGCTTGTCAGTACGTGAACGGTGCGATCATAGGGAGCGCTTTTATCAAAGCCTTACAAGACGATGGCAAGGTTGAGAGCAAAACGAACCAATTTGTAAAGAGTATATTGAGTTAAATGAATGCAAAATTTGAGTTTCGCTTTCGCGAAAGCGAATTCACAATTACTTTTGCAGCTATAATGAGAAACCAAACACATCATCATCATTTTATACTCACCCAGCAGGCGAGCTAAAAGTGTATTGATGATATTCATAGCATATAACCCGTCTGTTTAAGGCGGGTTTTTTATTTTCTAAAAAATAGAATCGGCTTAAGCAGGCAAATAATTTTACTAATGACAGAAACGATCAAAATCGCAGTACAGAAATCAGGAAGACTGAGTGAAAAATCACTTCAACTTCTGAAGGACTGCGGTATCAAATTCAGTAATGGAACCCGCAAGTTGACCAGTAAGGCAAAGAATTTTCCGCTTGAGATTCTTTTTTTAAGAGATGATGATATACCACAATATGTAGCGAGTGGAGTTGCACACCTGGGAATTCTTGGACTCAATGAAGTCGAGGAGAAAGATCAAAAAGTAGATGTAGTCAAGCAGCTCGGTTTTGCGGGATGCAGATTGAGCCTTGCCGTTCAAAAGGATACTGCATATACAGGTCTGGAATGGTTCAACGGCAAGCGTGTTGCGACCAGCTATCCTAATATCGTTGAGAAATTCTTTGCCGATAAAAATATAAACGCTACTACTGAAGAGATAGGCGGTAGCGTGGAAATCGCTCCGGGAATAGGACTGGCAGAGGGAATCTGCGATATCGTTTCTACTGGTTCGACTCTGATCATGAATGGTCTCAAAGAAGTTGAGACGGTCATGAATAGCGAGGCCGTGCTCATCGCTACTCCTAATCTGGAAGCAGCTCAATCAGATCTGCTTCAGAAAATATTATTCAGACTTGAAGCGGTTCAAAACGCCCAGAAAAGCAAATACATACTTCTCAATGCCCCTAATGAGAAAATTGAAGAAATAAGCGCGCTTCTTCCTGGAATGAAAAGCCCTACTGTTTTACCTCTTGCTGTGGAAGGCTGGTCCAGCTTGCACAGTGTCATTTCAGAAGAGGATTTCTGGAACGTCATTGACCAGCTTAAAGAGGCAGGTGCCGAAGGAATTCTAGTCAGTGATATTCAAAAACTCATTGCATAATGCTGAAAATCATTAAATACCCCAATCAAAGCGAGCAGCAAACCTTGCTAAGTCGACCTACTCAGGAAAAGCAAAATGTTGATAATGCTGTTCAAAGCATCATAGAGCAAGTAAAAGAAAAGGGAGATGATGCTCTGTACGCTTTCGCGAAAGCGTATGATCAGGCACAATTATCGTCTCTAAAAGTCTCTCGTGAAGAAATAGCAACTGCTGAAAATCTGGTGAGTGACGAGCTGAAAACAGCAATCAAGACTGCATACAATAACATCTATAAATTTCACAAAGCCTGCTATACACGCGAGTACCCAGTAATAGAGACCATGCCAGGAATTACCTGCTGGCGCAAGTCGCTGCCTATTCAAAAAGTAGGACTCTACATTCCAGGCGGTAGCGCTCCCTTGTTCTCTACTGTTTTGATGCTTGCCATTCCTGCACAAATTGCAGGTAATGAACGCGTCGTACTCTGTAGCCCAACTGATGCGAGTGGCGCTATAAATCCGGTGGTTTTGTATACCGCTAACCTGTGTGGAGTTACTAAAATCTATAAAGCTGGTGGTGCGGGTGCCGTTGCCGCCATGACTTATGGGACTGACAGTATCCCGGCCGTAGACAAGATTTTTGGTCCTGGAAATGCCTTTGTCACACGTGCGAAAGAATTGGCACAACAGGCTGGTGTCGCCATCGATATGCCGGCAGGTCCAAGTGAAGTTTTAGTCATTGCAGATAAAAACGCTAACCCAGAATATGTTGCTGCCGATCTACTTGCTCAAGCCGAACATGGTCCAGACTCTCAAGTTATTTTACTAACTGATAGTTTAAAGCTTACAGAAAAAGTAAATGAAGAGGTGATTTCTCAATTGAGCACGCTTTCGCGAAAGCGAACTGCTAATCAAGCGCTTGAAAACAGTAAAGCAATTGTCCTAAACAACCTAGAAGATTGCGTACGCTGGTCAGATGCTTATGCTCCAGAACACTTGATTATCAATACGGATAATGCAGATGAACTGGCAAGTAAAATCAAAATAGCTGGTTCCATTTTTATAGGACCTTACACTTGTGAAAGCCTGGGTGATTATGCCAGCGGTACCAACCATACTCTACCTACATACGGTTATGCCCGAAATTATAGTGGGGTAAGCGTGGACAGTTTTGTAAATAAAGTCACCTATCAAAAAGCAACAAGGCAAGGAATTCAAAACCTAGGACCAGCGGTCGAGTTAATGGCTCAAGCTGAAGGTCTGGACGCGCATAAGAATGCTGTGAGTGTGAGAATTAAGAATGTAGAATGATGAATTCGGAATTTGATTTAAAATTAATTGTTCGCAAAAATATCTGGGAATTGAAGCCGTACTCAAGTGCGCGCAGTGAATTTGATTTGTATGGCCTTTTGGGACAACCTCTAATATCTTCCACTGAAGGGGAACACATTGATGCCACGAGTCAAAATTCCCCCTTGGGGGAAATGTCCGCAGGACAAAGGGGGCTTACACTTCTAGACGCAAACGAAAACCCAGAATCTGCTCAAAATTTGAACAGATATCCAGATCCTTTACAAAGTGAACTTAAGGCTGAGCTGGCAAAACAGAAAAGAATTTCTAAAGATCA
This genomic interval from Nonlabens spongiae contains the following:
- the hisG gene encoding ATP phosphoribosyltransferase is translated as MTETIKIAVQKSGRLSEKSLQLLKDCGIKFSNGTRKLTSKAKNFPLEILFLRDDDIPQYVASGVAHLGILGLNEVEEKDQKVDVVKQLGFAGCRLSLAVQKDTAYTGLEWFNGKRVATSYPNIVEKFFADKNINATTEEIGGSVEIAPGIGLAEGICDIVSTGSTLIMNGLKEVETVMNSEAVLIATPNLEAAQSDLLQKILFRLEAVQNAQKSKYILLNAPNEKIEEISALLPGMKSPTVLPLAVEGWSSLHSVISEEDFWNVIDQLKEAGAEGILVSDIQKLIA
- the hisD gene encoding histidinol dehydrogenase, translating into MLKIIKYPNQSEQQTLLSRPTQEKQNVDNAVQSIIEQVKEKGDDALYAFAKAYDQAQLSSLKVSREEIATAENLVSDELKTAIKTAYNNIYKFHKACYTREYPVIETMPGITCWRKSLPIQKVGLYIPGGSAPLFSTVLMLAIPAQIAGNERVVLCSPTDASGAINPVVLYTANLCGVTKIYKAGGAGAVAAMTYGTDSIPAVDKIFGPGNAFVTRAKELAQQAGVAIDMPAGPSEVLVIADKNANPEYVAADLLAQAEHGPDSQVILLTDSLKLTEKVNEEVISQLSTLSRKRTANQALENSKAIVLNNLEDCVRWSDAYAPEHLIINTDNADELASKIKIAGSIFIGPYTCESLGDYASGTNHTLPTYGYARNYSGVSVDSFVNKVTYQKATRQGIQNLGPAVELMAQAEGLDAHKNAVSVRIKNVE
- the trpA gene encoding tryptophan synthase subunit alpha — protein: MKNKLTKLFERKDRNLLNIFFTAGYPELEDTPVILKSLYDAGADLVEIGIPFSDPLADGPTIQESSKQALENGMSIQKLFDQLNQFRIQNSEFRIPILLMGYFNPIMQYGLEKFCKRCSEVGVDGLIIPDLPLEIYISHYQAVFKKYNLSNIFLVTPQTSTERILQIDEQSTGFIYAVSSASTTGSKSDFGSASLYLERLASLGLKTPILTGFNIKTAEDFQQACQYVNGAIIGSAFIKALQDDGKVESKTNQFVKSILS